The DNA segment AACAAGAAATTTTATCCACAAGTTTTCTCGTTTCTTTCctcctctcttttttttttcactcttttttttttctcaccaatttcgaaatcctctttatttgttttttgaattttcgaattttttttcaaaaataacttgtagcacaagataCAAGAAACTTGGGCAACAAGATAGACAGAAACAAAGAACGACGAACGAAGAAcaaagaacacgaagaacggaTAAGAAGCACAAAGAATAGATAAGAAGAACAAATAGAAAtatacgacttacttgaatcaatgAAACCTTAaactttgataccaaatgataagaatcttggatgtcatgaaaaacaaacacgattataaagaATCGCACCCTCAGTTCAATAACAAAAAAAGTCAATAATGTTGTCCCAatcttttgaaacaagtaagtttttggatatccacctctaatttACAATGAAACTGACAACAGATAATCACAGTTTTTGGATATCCACATCTAGTTTACAACGAAaatagcaacagataatcacgagataaacaatcgatctcaacggaaccttcagaagaacttgtttctgacaatccacgatTAAGAACAATcaacaaacgccacaaagtggTTAAACTTTGATTTGATAAACAAAGCATAGCTTTGGCataattctagaaagaattataattgataaaaatcaattttcataatttttcaatctattcaataatgaatgtatatttgtatttataatacaactacaaaataataaaaaataacgtaaaataatataaaatatatcatCTAAAAATTTCTTAATAGACTTATAACACTCAAAAATAgcacaaaatatcaaaaatactaaaaaattaccaaaaatccGAAAAAACACGCTACACGCCGAGTGTGTGTAAGTCACGTACTAGAGCCTAGGCGCTTGGCTCTGGTGCTTAGGCGTTGAAGCTGTTCCAAATTgtgaataattatttaaaaattcatatctccagTTTTAGTAGTCGGATCGAGCCAAAATTTTAACCGTAGCTTCATAACATCCTAAACTACATATcggacggtggagattggattttgatctCTCTAGTATCTTCAAATATTTTAGTACTCTACCACGAACTCCATGCATTCCAACTTGGCTCCCTTGCTCTCCAACTTGATTGTCATGGATCTCAATTCCTTCTAATCTCGATGAcaaattatgagaaaaatcttggAAGAttacaatatgaatcttcgataGCCTTTTAGATTCATATCACTTGTTTAACTAATAATCACTTATACAAAAATAAGAATTCATCGAATGATCAATTGAAAAGTAGAAAGATATCACCGAGTTCCGCTGGTGGTGGCTGTGGCTGGACGAAATTCACACCGGAAGAAATATTCAGAAGGAGAGGGTAGGCGCGGGTGTAAGTGCTCGGTGATATGGGGATGGAATGCGGCGGCCGGCGGTCGGAGAGGTTGACCAATGCAGCGATGGTGTGAAGGTGAAGGAAAGTAGCACGTGATCTGTGATGGTGAAGGTGACGACCGGTGATGGTGAATGGCAGAGAAGTACAAGCATTGGCGCAGATGGAGATTAGAGACAGCAGCGCTTCTAAGGGACGGTGGTGAGCAGATGGCTGGAGAGAAAAAAAATGACAGCAGCGGCAGTGACCTGTGATGGTGGTGAGAGCGTACGGAGTTTTTGGTGGAAGGCTGGAGAAGAGCGATAGCAGCGGGGAATCAGACGGCGGTTGTCAATGGAGTGAAGAGGGAAGCGGCGGTGTCCCTGGTGTTTGCAGATGAAGGAGAGAAGCAGATGGATCTTGTGAAGATGGCGGAGTGAATATGGTTGTTGCGATGACTGTGGAGATGATAAAGAATGGCGCAGACAGGCACAAACAATGATGGTGGCGAGCGCGGACGGCGACGGTGTTGTGAGGAAGGAGAAGAACAGACGGCGACCGTGAAGGAGAAAAGGGGGTGCTTGAGACGGTGGGTTGGAGATGAGAGAAAGGCAGACAATGGCTGGTGTGGAGATGAAAGACAAAAGCAGGCAACGGCGGCACTGGAGTTGAGCAGACGGCGGACGACGGAGGGAAGATGGCGGAGACGATCGACAATGCTGGTAAGAAGTTGAGAAGAGAGGGGGCGGCACCTGTAGAAGAGAAACAATAAATATGAATGGGGAGAAAGAAAAGAAGGGTTTCACGCTTATTCCTTATTATTACTAGCGACTGGCCACATGATAATAAatattgtgaattttttttttaaataatatttattttaaaattacttAGTGTAGATTTGGTATTCAACATAATCAATAAGATAAAATTGATCGTCAAAAAAGTATCAACTCCAACATGGTATTCAACAGTATTTCTGTTGATTGTTTCATTTGACACTAAAATCTAAATTAtgatgtttttaaattttatgctCTTAAATAACATATATCTTGATAACATTTGTTAATCCTCATAAAAAGGCAACACATCTAACCTCTTATAGAGCTCAACACATCAATAAAACCCAACAGTGGGGAAATTAAATAAGTTAGAAATCCTTTTGAAACTCCAAATAAGTTGAACCAACAATATTGAAAAAAATCCAATGGAGATTCGTCACGTATGAATTTCAATACAAATGTCTCAATAAATAAGATAAAATGAATAGCATTTTAAATTCtattaacaataaaatattgagCAAAAGAGGATCATCATAGAGATTAAAAATATACGCATACTTTATCAAACAATTAATAACAGGAAAATATGTTTCCTAATCGTCTAATGGTTTACTAAGCACATTGTAAAAATTAACTTTTATACTCTATATAtctaatgaaaaataaaataaatagtaagAGATGTGTCTCACTTCTCATTTCTCAACCTTGCATCTCTTTACTTTATCACTTATTTCCATTTTGGTCATCGAAGTATCCAACGTTGAGTTGAAACATTATAGCATCCCTATTTGACAAATTATTCAAACAGTTGGCGTGCAAAATGTTAAATATCCAAACCTTGACATCAAACATCAGGGAACGATTTCGGTTAATGAAAAagtcaaaataatataaatataccCAAAACAGGGGAAGAAATATAGCCAAGACCGAGAGAATTTTACCTGTATTTTTCAATTCTCAACCTTGCATCTCTTCACTTTATAACTTGTTTCCATGTTGGTCATCGAAGTATCCAACGTTGAGTTGCAACATTATAGCATCCTATTTCTCAAATTATACAAACAGTTGGCGTGCAAATTGTTAAATATCCAAACCTTGACATCAAACATCAGGGAAGAACTCAAATGCAAAGATTTTTCACGAACTGGATAGCAAATTCAAACGATAAGACTAAGCAGAGACTATAATTAAGAACATTAAAAATTTACAAACctctaaaattgaattttacgtGTGTTTACTTCATTTGCTTGCATAAAGGCTTTGGAAAGTCGAGAACGTGGAAACTGGGGAAGTGcaagaagaaaataagaaaaaaattttaattacagAACATGTGCGTGTATTTAGGCCGAGCAAAGAGTGAGCAAGGAGTGAAGGATAATTGGAGAAGTGGAAGGGATCGTGGGCATAGAGGTATTTTGGGATAATTGAAAAACAGACCAAGACACTACATCAGTTTTTATATGGTGCGTAGCTTTAATAAATAGTAAGagattatgtaatttttttttttcaaaatctaaACAAAGAGGAAGAAGATGTTTTTCCATAGGCGTGGGCATGCCTTGTTGAAAATAttcttctgatttttttttcaaagctCTAACCAAACTcaataactaaaaaaaataataataaaacgtTGGGTTGCCTACCAAAAGCGCAATTGTTTATCGTCGTTATGCTCGACTCCATGTTTTCTTGTTGCTCATGGTGGTTCAAAAATGGTTCAtttgtccaccttcacccatTTGAGTATTTTCATAACAAATTTCAGTCTATGCTTGTTCTGCtttaattttttggaaatcCCCATCTCTTGATAACTTCCTCCTTTTTCCATGGGTATTTGCTTAGGTCCATCTGGAGGAAGTTTTCGCTCAATTTTAGATGCATGTGATTCCTGCAAACCACAGAGAAAAAATATAGTATTAGAATTTTCAGTAGGTCTTGCAACAATCTCCTCTAAATTATTATCATCCACAAATTTCGTATTTTCTTGTGACATGTGACCAGTGATATCAAGAGCATTAATATTACTTTCACAACTAGGATATTTCATTGTATAATGAATATTAAACTTAACAATCTCACCATCAAATTTCATAGTAAGAGCACCATCATTAACATCTATGATAGATCTCGAAGTTTTTAGAAATGGTCTTCCTAGCAAAATTGGACTATTTAAATCACTATTTTTCATGTCAATCACATAAAAATCAGTAGGAAAAACCAAAATTTCAACTTTCACAAGAATATCCTCAATTACACCCCTGGGATAAATAGTGGACCTATAAGCCATCTGAATCACAATTGCAGTTTTATTCAGAGGTCCAAGTTTCAAATAATTATAAACAGAATAAGGCATGACATTGATAGAAGCACCCAAATCCAACATAGCCTTTTCAAGTTTAGTATCACCAACTGTACAAggaatagaaaacatacctggatcatTGCATTTGATAGAAATATTTATTTGCAGAACAGCAGACACATTTTCTCCTACCTTTACCCCTTGACACTCCTTCAAATTCTGTATCCTTTTCGTATTACACgattcttttaaaattttagcacATCGAGGTACTGGTTTAATATCATCTAATATAGGAATATTTACCCCgtatctacgaaaagtttcattcAACTCCTTAACACTTTCACAATTCCTATTCAATGCAAGGGAGAATAGGGGAACACGTTTATACACAAAGAGAGGCGAAAACTGACCTTTCAGTGCATCATGTTGATTAATTCCTTTTTCCTTCACTTTTATCTCATTATCTTTGTTTTTATTGGTTGGTGATGGTACCACATTTGCTTGATCCTCCAATTCTTTACCATTTTTTAAAGTAATTGCACTAATATTTTCCCTTGGATTCACCACAGTATGAGAATCTAGACCAGTTGAATTGTGTGCTTCCAACTTATTAATGGCAATTTCCAGCTGTCCCACTTGAGTGTTCAAATTCTGAATGTTGTCCTTTTTTTCCTGTTGAAAGTGCAAAGTATTAGTGGCTAGGTTCTTAACAATATTTTCTAGATACTCACTTGTATTGGAAGCTGGTAGAGGTTGTGATCTAGGAGGATATGATGTCATTTGAGGTATAGATAGATTCCTTTGTGGATTAGCATAGCTGAAATTCTGATGATCCTCAATACTAGATTGTAGTCATTAGAATATGGATCATATATGTGTAGTGTCTGTCCAAGAAATCCACCAACTGCATTAGCTTGCTGCACTTGATCTTTTTGTAGCGTCGGACACATATCCGTTGGATGACCAAGACCCGAGCATATACTACAAGATTTGACCTGTTTTACTTGTCCTGCAACCAACCTTTCCAAAATAGAAGTCAATGAATCTAACTTTTGATCAATAGGACTAGCACTTACCTCATTAACTTGTTGTGGGGCGTTGTCTTCCCTAGTTCCGAACTTTTGTGCATTGGCAGCCATGTTGGCGATAAGATATCTTGCCTCTTGAGGTGTTTTGTTTACCAATGCACCTCCACTTGTAGCTTCTATTATATTCCTATCAAAAACTGAGAGGccctcataaaaatatttaactagGAGTTGTTCGGAAATTTGGTGTTGAGGACAGCTCGCACACAATTTCTTGAATCTCTCCCAATACTCGTATAAAATCTCTCCATGCAGCTGTCTGATCCCACAAATATCCTTCCTAATGTTTGCTTCTCATGACGCTGGGAAGAAACTTTCCAAAAATTGTTGTTTCATGCCATTCCAAGTTTTTATAGTTCAATAGGGAAAATAGTAGAGCCAATCCTAGGATTTTTCAGCTAAAGAGAATGGAAAAGCTCGCAATGAAATTTCTTCTTCTATAATTCCTTGGGGTTTCATGGCTGTTCAAACAATGTGAAACTCCTTTAAATGCTTGTGTGGATCTTCACCTGCAATACCACGAAAAGTTGGAAACAAATGAATCAAAccagattttaattcaaaatttgcatcaGTAGAAGGGAATTGAATGCATAATGGTTGTTGAGTAACATTAGGATTAGCTAATTCCCTGAGGGTCCTTTGTGTTGGCGCTTCCACTGTTTCTTCGAAATCACTTTCTTCAGTCTCAAATTCGGGTTCATATTACCTTTCAGACTCACTTGAATTTGATGCAACATTCAAACCAAGAGATGAAATTGATGCTTGGTTGCGTCATAGTCACGCTTCTTTTCTCAACCTCATATCTGTCTTCTCGATTGCTGGAATGTATTCTAGTTCACCTGTACGAGCAGAACGAGacataaaaaggaaaaaaaaaataataaatagcaAAACTTGAAAGAAATAATTATTAACAACAATCCCCGAAATTTGATAAGCATGTCGTCAGcgaacaaattttaaaatacctACTCCTTAACAAAATGAGTACAAGAGTGAGCAGGGTCGAATCGACAGGGAAAGAGAATTATTTATTTCGAGTAAATGCAGTAAAAAGGGGGTTTTTGGTTTGCAACAATGAAAATAAAACAGGAATTAAATAAGTGAGATCAATAAGAAATTCAATATTTTACCAACTCTGATTCAAGGAGTTTCCGTATTCCAATTATATCACTGGTCATTGGCTAACACATAATTTATTCATGCAGTTTCTAGCAATTAACCTTAAAATCATAGGGATAGCCACTAAGATTTTTGTGTTTTCCTACTTTAATTGACCAAACCCAGCATCCAGTCAAAACTTATCAATAACCAACTGGGCACGATATCGTTAcatattgattaaaaatagcttttaGATTTGTGAAAACAGTTAGTCCTAAAATCTAACAGTCGAGATGGCTACAATTGTTAAATCTAGTTTCATTGATTTATTTAGATTAAATATTCTATGATAGCACAATACACCTAATCTATCGCTACTCAAATACCAATCATTCATGACAATTACGAATAACTGAATTCATGGATAACATTCAAAAGAtgtaaaatcaattaatttttCAGATTAATCGACCTACaactttcatgaaataaatcataaatcaacaaatactgaaaaaaaacaaGAATATCAATTTAATCTCATAACCTCACAGTGATAAATTGAAATACAAGAAAATATATCTTGAATCAGAATTAAAAACTTATCTAAGCATAGTTGGCTTCATAATTCCCTAAAAATACAAAAGATCAAACCTAAAAATTATgaagaataaagaagaagaaaattctTCTATCTGTGGCCGGTTCAAGCGTTTAGAAGAAGAGCAGAAATATGTAAATCTCCCCAAATCTCAAACTAAAGTGTAAAACTTATGAGAAAAAGGAAAATAATAATCTAAAAAAAAGATAAGATTATCTTCAAGATAATCTAGATaagtttaaataaaaacaaatctcCAACAATATTTATCTAAAAGAAAATCTTCTCTTTTCAAAAGTCTTCCATAAAATGAATACCATATTTAAAATTCCTAAAATATGGTATttagttttcaaattttgagatCTTCTATTCACCACAAGACAGTAGCAGAGTAGTCACACAGCGTGCCCACGCCTTGCTTCAGTACCTCTTCTTGTttgctcaatttctcaaaacttCAACTTGAAGTGTGACAAAAATCACCTTTTTTGCTCAGCTTTCCTTCAAACTCATAAAATCTCCTCCACCTACAAAATAAGGTAAAAACACACCGATGAGCAtatgaaaatgataaaatacaaaatattatGAGTCTGTCACTCGGATCAACTGCTACGCCATCTcgagaaatcacatgaccaaggaagacaactcggtcaatccagaaatcGCACTTACTAAGCTTGGCATACAAGTGTctctccctcaaagtctgcaacacCAAATGAAGATGTTGGGCATGCTCATCAATACTGCGAGAATAAaccagaatatcatcgatgaatacTACCACAAACTGATCCAGAAAATCACggaatacacggttcatcagatccatgaaaaagtaggtgcattcgtcaaaccaaacggcatcactagaaactcatagtgcccgtaccgtgtacgaaatgctgtcttcgaGATATCCTCATCTCTGACCCtgagctgatgataacctgaccgcagatcaatcttggagtaaacagacGTCTCCTtaagctgatcaaacaaatcatctatccgtggaaaaggatacttattcttcacagtaacctgattcagctgtcgatagtctATACACAGACGCATCAAACCATCCTTCTTGTTGACAAATaagactggggctccccatggtgaaacactaggtcgaatgtagcccttcttaagaagatcctgcaactgctgctgcAAATCTCGCATCTCATATGGAGCTAAACGGTAAGgagctctggaaatcggtgctgTCCCTGGAAACAACTCTATGTCAAACTCGATATCACGCACATGTGGTAAGCCTGGAATCTCGTCAAGAAATACATCCGGGAACTCACTGGCCACTGGAATATCCTGAATGTTCGGTCCCTCCAAGGATGCGTCAATCGCGTAAATAagatagccttccccgccaaacTCTAAAGCACGACACGCTTTAAGAGcaaaaaccactggcatcgggggtcgcgctccctcaccatagaaataccacaCATCACCATCCTCAGgatgaaactgaacaaacctctaaTAGCAATCAACCACTGCTCTATAGTTAGTCAAAAGGTCTATCCCAATAATGCAGTctaaatcctccatcgctaatatcatcaaattagtgCTCAACTGATgaccctcgaaatccaaaatgCAACCCATCACTAGTTTCTTAGCTAAAACCTCCTGACTTATCGGAGTCGAAACCACTAGCAATACATCTAAAAGAATATAAGGAATCTATACCTCTTAAAAAATCGTGCCGAAATAAATGAGTGAGACGCACCAGTGTCAATCACAACACATGCAAAAAAACCACATAAGCTGAAGGTACCTGCAATCATACGATCACTGTCGGCCTCTGCCTACTCCTGGTTAAGTGCAAAAACTTGCCCCTCGGCACGTGGTCAAAAAGAGGAATGACCTCTGGAAGAAGTCTGAGAATGTTGTCGTTGCGACTGCTGGCGTTGCTGCTGGGATGGCTAGTGCTGAATAATAGTCTGAGAACCACCAACGCTTCCTGAACCACTCGTCGCTACCATAAGTTTAGGACAATCCTTTTTCATATGATCCACCTCACCGCATTGGAAACAACCACCGGTAAAATGAGGACATGGTCCTGGGGGATGCCTCCGCTTGCACTGCTAACAACGATTCCATTTCTGGCCACTAAAACGATGCACACCACCAGATCctgaagaggaagaagaagtgccACCCTGATTCTTGAAGGACTGAAATCTCGATCCCAAAGAGCTAGTCGGTCTGGAAGAATGTAAGGCTATGTTCctccgaatgctatcctctgcttggtgacaacggctcagcaagccctcgtaggtcatatcaCTTTCTACTGCAACcagctgatgaatctcagggttcagACCCTGAAGGAAAAAATCATACTTCGCCTCGGAACTGCTGGCTAACTGAGAACAATATAGGAGTAGCTCAAagtacttctgctgatactcatcaatggtCATCGTCCCCTGACACAAATTCAGCAACTCACTAGCCTTTGCCTAATGCAaggctggaggaaaatacaacttctCAAAAGCTGTACAAAACTCGGCCCAAGTAGCTGCTCCTTTGGCTGCTATAAAAGGTCCGAAAGTAGTTCTCCACCACTTCCTGGCATACCCTCTAGAAGAAAATCCAATGTCTTCATGCTCTGTTCCTCGGTGCACTGGAATTCTCAGAAACAATTCTCCATGCGCTCGATCCAATCTTCAGCAACTGCGGGTAACTCACCTCTTACTAATGTCTTAGGACTCATCTGAAGGAAACAGTGCATACTGAACCTCCTCCGCTCCTCACGGTGTCTATGACGGTCACACCTAAGATCTCTAAGATCGTCCCAATGTCCTCCTCTACTGTCGTGGCTCTCATCGTAGTCTATCATCTGTcaaataataatagataatgTTTAAAATCCGCTTTACTAATTCCCAGTTTCAATGCGCTctaataccaataaatgaagcgaccctacccggattcacaacttaatcagagtaattagcgcatgcaataaaataattaaagcgtaaagagctgataatttaaaatacaccaaatccaatcggcagaattcAACCGACGACAATAATAAGTGTATAATACTATTTATACAACCACATTGAAAGTTTAggatatcagaatccctaacaactACCTCCGCTCGGTA comes from the Henckelia pumila isolate YLH828 chromosome 1, ASM3356847v2, whole genome shotgun sequence genome and includes:
- the LOC140873846 gene encoding uncharacterized protein, whose protein sequence is MAANAQKFGTREDNAPQQVNEVSASPIDQKLDSLTSILERLVAGQVKQVKSCSICSGLGHPTDMCPTLQKDQVQQANAVGGFLGQTLHIYDPYSNDYNLEKKDNIQNLNTQVGQLEIAINKLEAHNSTGLDSHTVVNPRENISAITLKNGKELEDQANVVPSPTNKNKDNEIKVKEKGINQHDALKGQFSPLFVYKRVPLFSLALNRNCESVKELNETFRRYGVNIPILDDIKPVPRCAKILKESCNTKRIQNLKECQGVKVGENVSAVLQINISIKCNDPGMFSIPCTVGDTKLEKAMLDLGASINVMPYSVYNYLKLGPLNKTAIVIQMAYRSTIYPRGVIEDILVKVEILVFPTDFYVIDMKNSDLNSPILLGRPFLKTSRSIIDVNDGALTMKFDGEIVKFNIHYTMKYPSCESNINALDITGHMSQENTKFVDDNNLEEIVARPTENSNTIFFLCGLQESHASKIERKLPPDGPKQIPMEKGGSYQEMGISKKLKQNKHRLKFVMKILKWVKVDK